The window CCAAGCAACCATTAATACAACCTATATGAGATACACCTAAAACCGCTGCTGCTCGACAATCATCAATTCCAAAGTAAGTACCTAACTCTTGAACAGTTCCTTTCCCACCTTGACAGACCAACATTGCCTTTTTGGTTTCTAACTTTCCAGTGGTTTTTCCGGTAAGCTTAGCGATTTCAGTCCACACTTTTACGCCACCAACCGGACAGGCATTCACCGGAGCGTCTTCGTTGACAATTTTTTCTGCTAATCCAGAACAACCAGGATATCCACAGGCACCACAATTGGCACCAGGTAAAATCTCTTCGATCTTTTTTATTAAAGGGTTGGTATGTACAGCAAATTTTTGGGCGAACCAAGCCAGCATATATCCAAAAGCTACCCCCAAAATTCCGATCAAAACCGTCGGCAAAAGAATCGACATTTCAACATCCTCCTCTACTTTATCAAACCCTTAAATCCAATAAAGGCAATGGCAAGGAGAGCGGTAACAATAAACGCCATTGGATATCCACGATAAAAACTCGGTACTTTTGCATACCGTAATTTCACTCTTATACCAGCGAGTAAAACCATAGCTATGGTAAAACCAAGGGCTACGCTGATACTATAAACCACTACCTGAAGAAGGGAATAATGATAATCAACTCCTAGGAAGGTCACAGCTAATATTGCACAGTTGGTGGTAATCAAAGGGAGATAAATTCCCATAGCACGATAGAGGTTGGGTACGTTTTTTTTCAGTAATGCCTCAACTAATTGGACCAATACGGCTATCACCAAAATAAAAACCATGATTCGTAAATACTCTAAACCTAAAGGAACAAAAATATAATTCCAAAGGGCCCAAGTCACCACTGATGAAAGAACCATAACAAAAGCAACTGCCATTCCCATACCAATAGAATTAGCAATATCAGTTGACATGCCTATATAGGGACAACATCCGATATAACGAGCTAAAATAATATTCTCTATAAACGTCGCACTGATTACGATTTTAAGTAGATCAACTAAACCAATGCTCATTTGCCCCTCCTTGATAGATGATTTAGTATCCCTATATAGAGACCAATTAAAAGAAAAGCTCCCGGTGGGAAAACCATAAACATCATACCGTTATAATTACTAGGAAATACCTGGAAAGAAAGTATAGACCCATATCCAAATAATTCTCGAACGACACCAATAGCAGTAATAACCAAGGTATATCCCACTCCCATTCCTAAAGCATCAGCAATGGATAGCATTACTGGCTTTCTTGACGCAAATGCCTCAGCTCGAGCCATAATAATGCAATTCACCACAATTAATGGGATAAATATTCCCATTGCTTTAGATAAAGGAGGTAAGTAGGCTTTCATAACCAAATCGACAATGGTGGTAAATGTCGAAATAACTACAATAAAAATTGGTATTCGGACTTCATCAGGAACAATTTTTCTCATACTGGAAATGACAGCACTTGAGCATACTGTAACAAAAATAACTGCCGCTCCCATAGCCAGACAGTTTTCCACCTTAACTGAAACAGCCAAAACCGAACAAATTCCGACCATGAGTCGTAAAACTGGATTTTCGTTAATAATCCCGTTTTTGAAATAGTACCAAAATTGTTTCAT is drawn from Candidatus Atribacteria bacterium ADurb.Bin276 and contains these coding sequences:
- the rnfB gene encoding Electron transport complex protein rnfB, whose product is MSILLPTVLIGILGVAFGYMLAWFAQKFAVHTNPLIKKIEEILPGANCGACGYPGCSGLAEKIVNEDAPVNACPVGGVKVWTEIAKLTGKTTGKLETKKAMLVCQGGKGTVQELGTYFGIDDCRAAAVLGVSHIGCINGCLGLGTCEKICPFDAIHINPETSLPVIDWAECTGCGKCVEECPRKVLALVPGREQVQLACSSPASGKEVRRICSKGCIKCQLCVKACPVQAIHFQDGVIKIDQEKCTLCGLCKEKCPTRCILCLLTKDRKDAEKTLAPVSES
- the rnfA gene encoding Electron transport complex protein RnfA, coding for MSIGLVDLLKIVISATFIENIILARYIGCCPYIGMSTDIANSIGMGMAVAFVMVLSSVVTWALWNYIFVPLGLEYLRIMVFILVIAVLVQLVEALLKKNVPNLYRAMGIYLPLITTNCAILAVTFLGVDYHYSLLQVVVYSISVALGFTIAMVLLAGIRVKLRYAKVPSFYRGYPMAFIVTALLAIAFIGFKGLIK
- the rnfE_1 gene encoding Electron transport complex protein RnfE, which encodes MKQFWYYFKNGIINENPVLRLMVGICSVLAVSVKVENCLAMGAAVIFVTVCSSAVISSMRKIVPDEVRIPIFIVVISTFTTIVDLVMKAYLPPLSKAMGIFIPLIVVNCIIMARAEAFASRKPVMLSIADALGMGVGYTLVITAIGVVRELFGYGSILSFQVFPSNYNGMMFMVFPPGAFLLIGLYIGILNHLSRRGK